The Chryseobacterium geocarposphaerae genome has a window encoding:
- a CDS encoding DUF5689 domain-containing protein, with translation MKKYNSILKYIFVVITAALFITGCVHDDKYDAPNLDDYQCRNASYYENSANGFTKWTLHDLKLKPQSQAITDNAYVEGYVSSTDETGNIYKTIYIQDDPTNPTEGLTVSVDMVSTYTKFPQGAKVYIELKGLALSTYGNVVQLGMITDAGTRIPEKYVPAHIYRDCSVKATIVPKVMTLAQMVTANDKYIGCLIQVNNAEFDSKILCMNYAPDATTVDRVIRDNSTTTARIVRNSGYASFANQIMPSGNGKFVGIYSKYNSTYQLYINRVSDLEMNKFPRLDGIAADPCKFSDTGLTQKTIADVKKLYTSGNWNQITGDFYVKAQVTANDETGNLYKYLYIEDATGGLRFNINKTNLYQDNRFRVGKDIYIKLKNLYVSNVSGEIQLGGLYNGGANFGGIEEGDIYKSVFDGNAPIRDVLPSERTISQLTNADVGRWIKLKEVQFIDADLYKPYASGTSATNRTLTDCTGKTIVLRTSNFATFAGKDVSGGKGDVYAILSAFNGTYQLWIPYQINANLNNPRCDGSTYVPLSTIYGDDFSSGLVNWTAVNVTGAQVWTVSNQGNSGNNYAMMNGFASGNNANEDWLISKEVSLVGKTKAFVSFTTDVRYAGNALQVYATDNYTGTPSTTTWTLLPATLDTNTAAFGDWASSGNINLSAFLGKNIRIAFKYTSTTSAAATWEVDDFKVKGL, from the coding sequence ATGAAAAAATATAATTCAATTTTAAAATATATTTTCGTTGTTATAACTGCCGCCTTATTCATTACAGGTTGTGTGCACGATGACAAATATGACGCTCCTAACCTAGATGATTATCAGTGTAGAAACGCAAGCTATTATGAAAATTCAGCAAATGGATTCACAAAATGGACGTTACACGATTTAAAATTAAAACCACAAAGCCAGGCCATTACTGACAACGCCTATGTTGAAGGATATGTATCTTCAACTGACGAAACAGGAAATATCTATAAAACCATTTATATTCAGGATGATCCTACCAATCCTACAGAAGGGTTAACGGTAAGTGTGGATATGGTAAGTACATATACTAAATTTCCTCAAGGTGCTAAAGTATATATCGAACTGAAAGGTCTTGCCCTTTCTACATATGGAAACGTTGTGCAGTTGGGAATGATTACGGATGCAGGGACAAGAATTCCGGAAAAATATGTTCCAGCTCACATTTATAGAGACTGTAGCGTAAAAGCAACTATTGTTCCTAAAGTAATGACACTTGCGCAAATGGTTACTGCAAACGATAAATACATCGGATGTCTGATCCAGGTAAACAATGCCGAGTTTGACAGCAAAATTTTATGTATGAACTATGCACCGGACGCTACAACAGTAGATAGAGTGATTAGAGATAACAGTACTACAACGGCTAGAATTGTAAGAAACAGTGGTTATGCTTCTTTTGCGAACCAAATAATGCCTTCAGGGAATGGTAAGTTTGTAGGGATTTACAGCAAATATAATTCGACTTATCAATTATACATCAACAGAGTTTCTGATCTTGAGATGAATAAGTTCCCTCGTCTGGATGGAATCGCAGCAGATCCTTGTAAGTTTAGCGATACGGGGCTGACTCAAAAAACGATTGCCGATGTGAAAAAACTTTATACATCAGGTAACTGGAATCAGATTACGGGAGACTTCTATGTAAAAGCTCAGGTAACTGCTAATGATGAAACAGGAAACCTGTACAAATATCTTTATATTGAAGATGCTACAGGAGGTCTTAGATTTAATATTAATAAGACAAATCTTTACCAGGACAACCGTTTCAGAGTAGGAAAAGATATCTATATCAAATTAAAGAATCTTTATGTAAGCAACGTAAGCGGAGAAATACAGCTAGGTGGATTATATAATGGAGGTGCTAATTTTGGAGGTATTGAGGAAGGAGATATTTACAAGAGTGTTTTCGATGGAAATGCTCCGATAAGAGATGTATTACCTTCTGAAAGAACAATATCTCAGCTTACAAATGCTGATGTAGGAAGATGGATTAAGTTAAAAGAAGTACAGTTTATCGATGCAGATTTATATAAGCCTTATGCTTCTGGTACTAGTGCAACAAACAGAACATTAACTGATTGTACTGGAAAAACAATTGTTTTAAGAACAAGTAATTTTGCAACATTTGCAGGAAAAGATGTATCGGGAGGAAAAGGTGATGTTTATGCTATTTTAAGTGCATTTAATGGGACTTACCAACTTTGGATTCCATATCAGATCAATGCAAATTTAAACAACCCGAGATGTGACGGAAGTACATATGTTCCTTTATCAACAATTTATGGAGATGATTTCTCTTCTGGTTTGGTAAACTGGACGGCCGTAAATGTAACAGGAGCACAGGTATGGACGGTTTCTAATCAAGGGAATTCCGGAAATAATTATGCTATGATGAACGGTTTTGCTTCAGGAAATAATGCTAATGAAGATTGGCTGATTTCTAAAGAAGTAAGCTTGGTCGGAAAAACAAAAGCATTTGTTTCATTTACCACAGACGTAAGATATGCAGGAAATGCTTTACAGGTATATGCGACGGATAATTATACAGGAACACCTTCTACAACAACATGGACATTGCTTCCGGCTACACTGGATACCAATACGGCGGCTTTTGGAGATTGGGCAAGTTCAGGAAACATAAACTTAAGTGCTTTCTTAGGTAAAAATATAAGAATAGCATTTAAATATACCTCTACTACGTCAGCAGCAGCTACATGGGAAGTGGATGATTTCAAAGTTAAAGGTTTGTAA